A section of the Solitalea canadensis DSM 3403 genome encodes:
- a CDS encoding DUF3108 domain-containing protein: MKTKHLVIILIWLGLFLPSKTVSAQSNPSLIAPPFQVGEELKYKFKYGIFNCAEGVMKVEESQKEFNHVKPYRLVAKGETVSAVAMIMKVRNRYDSYVNPNNLKPFLFTESVREGDYKRDSYASFDHKNKVVNSNKGSFPIGDNTLDVLSVLYYARSLDLSGIKKGGTIKFDFFLNDETLPVSITFLGNETIKTAFGKVDCLKFTPSVVEGRVFKKNSRMYLWVTNDANRVPVKAEVEILIGSLRLDLTGYKNLKYPIGYNGEDSVNRASR; this comes from the coding sequence ATGAAAACGAAGCATCTGGTAATTATATTAATATGGTTGGGGTTATTTCTTCCGTCAAAAACGGTAAGTGCACAGAGTAATCCAAGCTTAATTGCTCCACCATTTCAGGTTGGAGAAGAGTTAAAGTACAAATTTAAATATGGTATTTTTAACTGTGCAGAAGGGGTAATGAAAGTTGAAGAATCTCAAAAAGAATTCAATCACGTTAAACCTTATCGTTTAGTAGCGAAGGGAGAAACGGTTAGTGCTGTAGCGATGATTATGAAGGTGCGTAACCGCTATGATTCATACGTCAACCCTAATAATCTTAAACCATTTCTTTTTACTGAAAGTGTTAGGGAGGGAGATTATAAACGCGACAGCTATGCAAGTTTTGATCATAAGAATAAGGTCGTTAACTCCAACAAAGGATCTTTTCCTATTGGGGATAATACATTGGACGTACTCTCTGTTTTGTACTATGCCAGATCACTTGATCTCTCGGGAATAAAGAAAGGCGGAACTATTAAGTTTGATTTTTTTCTGAATGATGAAACGCTACCTGTTTCAATAACCTTTCTTGGTAATGAAACTATTAAAACTGCATTCGGTAAAGTTGATTGCTTGAAATTTACACCATCGGTGGTTGAAGGCAGGGTGTTTAAAAAAAATAGCAGAATGTATTTGTGGGTGACAAACGATGCAAATCGAGTACCTGTTAAAGCTGAAGTTGAAATCCTAATCGGTTCATTACGCCTTGATTTGACAGGCTATAAGAACCTAAAATACCCTATCGGCTACAATGGAGAAGATTCAGTTAATCGCGCTAGCCGATAG
- a CDS encoding DUF3109 family protein: MILVENSLVHEDLIKEEFVCNLNRCKGACCVMGNVGAPLEAEELKILEEIYPKVKPYLTEKGIAAIEKDGVYVKDFEDDYTTTCVDGDKECAYTIFENGIAFCGIEKAHREGVIDFKKPISCHLYPIRITKYPEFEVLNYDRWHICAAACEFGKALKVPVYQFLKDPLIRKYGEQWFAELEEQISAL; encoded by the coding sequence ATGATTTTGGTTGAGAATTCACTGGTACATGAAGATCTGATTAAAGAGGAATTTGTTTGTAATCTGAACAGATGTAAAGGTGCCTGTTGTGTAATGGGAAATGTGGGGGCACCGTTGGAAGCAGAGGAGCTAAAAATCCTTGAAGAAATCTACCCTAAAGTGAAGCCGTATTTAACTGAAAAAGGTATCGCAGCCATCGAAAAGGATGGTGTTTACGTAAAGGACTTTGAGGATGATTACACGACTACCTGTGTTGATGGAGATAAAGAATGTGCATATACCATATTTGAGAACGGAATTGCGTTCTGTGGAATAGAAAAAGCTCACAGGGAGGGAGTGATCGATTTTAAAAAACCGATTTCCTGTCATTTATATCCTATCAGAATTACAAAGTATCCAGAGTTCGAAGTATTGAATTATGATCGATGGCATATTTGTGCTGCAGCTTGCGAGTTTGGTAAGGCGTTAAAAGTACCGGTTTATCAATTCTTGAAAGATCCTCTAATCCGAAAATATGGCGAGCAATGGTTTGCTGAACTTGAAGAGCAGATTTCCGCTTTATAA
- the rfbA gene encoding glucose-1-phosphate thymidylyltransferase RfbA: MKGIILAGGSGTRLHPLTLAMSKQLMPVYDKPMIYYPISTLMLAGIREILIISTPHDLPNFEKLLGDGTSIGCKFSYKVQEQPNGLAQAFIIGEEFIGGDSVALVLGDNIFFSNGFSELLQGCVDPEGGIVFAYHVADPERYGVVEFDADHNVISIEEKPSMPKSKFAVPGLYFYDNDVVKIAKNIKPSARGEYEITDVNNEYLKQGKLKVRTLNRGTAWLDTGTFASLMQASQFVQVIEERQGQKIGCIEEIAYRMGFISADQLQKIAEPLRKSGYGEYLLSVLNQEEEAYL; the protein is encoded by the coding sequence GTGAAAGGTATTATTCTCGCAGGCGGATCAGGAACACGTCTACATCCATTAACATTGGCAATGAGCAAGCAACTAATGCCTGTTTATGATAAGCCAATGATTTATTATCCGATTTCAACCTTAATGTTGGCTGGAATTCGGGAAATCCTGATTATTTCAACTCCACATGATCTCCCTAACTTTGAAAAATTACTGGGTGATGGAACATCAATTGGATGTAAATTTTCATACAAAGTACAAGAGCAGCCAAATGGTCTTGCACAAGCCTTTATAATCGGTGAAGAATTCATTGGAGGTGATAGTGTAGCATTAGTCTTAGGAGATAATATTTTCTTCTCAAACGGATTCTCGGAGTTATTGCAAGGTTGTGTTGATCCTGAAGGTGGAATTGTTTTTGCATACCATGTCGCCGACCCAGAGCGTTATGGAGTTGTTGAATTTGATGCTGATCACAATGTGATTTCGATAGAAGAGAAACCTTCTATGCCGAAGTCAAAATTCGCTGTTCCAGGACTATATTTCTACGATAATGATGTGGTTAAAATAGCTAAAAACATCAAGCCTTCAGCCCGAGGTGAATACGAAATAACCGATGTAAATAACGAATACCTTAAGCAAGGAAAATTAAAGGTTCGTACATTGAATAGAGGAACGGCATGGTTAGATACTGGCACGTTTGCATCTTTAATGCAAGCCTCTCAGTTTGTTCAGGTTATTGAAGAGCGTCAGGGACAAAAAATTGGTTGCATTGAGGAGATCGCGTATCGTATGGGATTTATCAGTGCTGATCAGTTGCAAAAAATTGCTGAACCATTACGAAAAAGCGGATATGGTGAATATCTGCTGAGTGTTTTAAATCAAGAGGAAGAAGCGTACTTATAA
- a CDS encoding SIS domain-containing protein, with product MKYISQELKQFSKQIKFAVDNYKPHGIDKSKLSNIVICGMGGSGIAGRIAKGYFNDKLDLPVEIVNDYVLPRYTGPKTLAIFCSYSGNTEETIAAYKIAQEKGCQIIVITCGGEIEKLAQHNEHLIYKVESGLQPRMALGSPLTYLFLIFFDLLGQYKNADLQKIVDFVVNSDDYVLQTGEMVNKYISTIKNKYVIITDSFFEGVATRFAQQIQENAKLEAFVHVLPEANHNAIESYYSKPGTNFIFLNSRNNHRTNLRFAFVKELLTKFDVPMMELLVKDNSLNTLFHIIYQLDWLSLQVADKADAVSNQIPNINSLKEFLSKQ from the coding sequence ATGAAATACATAAGTCAGGAATTAAAACAGTTCTCTAAGCAAATCAAATTTGCAGTTGATAATTACAAACCACATGGTATTGACAAGAGTAAGCTTTCAAATATTGTAATTTGTGGTATGGGAGGATCTGGCATCGCAGGTCGGATTGCCAAAGGTTATTTTAATGATAAGTTAGATCTTCCTGTGGAGATTGTTAATGATTATGTATTACCTCGTTATACAGGACCTAAAACATTGGCAATTTTTTGCTCATATTCTGGTAATACTGAGGAAACAATTGCGGCATACAAAATTGCTCAAGAGAAGGGATGTCAGATCATCGTTATAACTTGTGGAGGAGAAATTGAGAAGCTTGCTCAGCATAATGAGCATCTGATTTACAAAGTTGAAAGTGGATTACAACCACGTATGGCTTTAGGGTCTCCCTTAACTTATTTATTCTTAATCTTCTTCGACTTATTGGGTCAGTATAAGAATGCTGATTTACAAAAAATCGTTGATTTTGTTGTAAACAGTGATGATTACGTTCTTCAAACAGGAGAAATGGTTAATAAATACATCTCAACTATCAAGAACAAGTATGTAATTATAACTGATTCATTTTTTGAAGGTGTTGCAACACGCTTTGCACAGCAAATTCAAGAAAATGCTAAATTGGAAGCTTTTGTTCATGTATTGCCTGAAGCAAACCATAATGCTATTGAAAGTTATTATTCAAAACCGGGTACAAACTTTATATTTCTAAATAGCCGTAATAACCATCGTACAAATCTTCGATTTGCTTTTGTTAAGGAATTATTGACAAAGTTTGATGTCCCAATGATGGAATTGTTGGTGAAGGATAATTCATTAAACACGTTATTCCATATTATTTACCAATTGGATTGGTTGTCATTACAGGTTGCAGATAAAGCTGATGCTGTTTCAAACCAGATTCCAAATATTAACTCATTAAAAGAGTTTTTAAGTAAACAATAA
- the gmd gene encoding GDP-mannose 4,6-dehydratase, whose protein sequence is MKTALITGVTGQDGAYLAEFLLKKGYFVHGLKRRSSLFNTDRIDHLYQDPHEENLNFKLHYSDLTDSTNLIRIIQETQPDEIYNLAAMSHVKVSFDTPEYTANADGIGVLRILEAVRLLGLTEKTRIYQASTSELYGLVQAVPQSETTPFYPRSPYAVAKMYAYWITINYREAYKMYACNGILFNHESPIRGETFVTRKITRAAAKIALGLQDKLYLGNLDAQRDWGHAKDYVEAMWLILQQDKPEDYVIATGVTTRVRDFVKMSFAELGIELEFSGKEDNEKGVIIDINHERLKELGISNNNLHLGTTVVKVDPKYYRPTEVDLLLGDPTKAKKQLGWTPKYDLQGLVTDMVQSDLHLVKKDKYLAEGGFKTLNYFE, encoded by the coding sequence TTGAAGACTGCTTTAATTACCGGTGTAACCGGACAAGATGGCGCTTACTTAGCCGAATTTCTATTAAAAAAAGGGTATTTTGTTCACGGTTTAAAACGTAGAAGTTCATTATTTAATACCGATCGTATAGATCATCTTTATCAAGATCCGCATGAAGAGAATCTGAATTTTAAACTTCATTATAGTGATCTAACAGATTCAACTAATCTTATTCGTATTATACAGGAGACTCAGCCTGATGAGATTTATAATCTTGCAGCAATGAGTCATGTGAAAGTGAGTTTTGATACACCAGAATATACTGCAAATGCAGATGGTATTGGAGTATTAAGGATCTTGGAAGCTGTACGTTTACTTGGACTTACAGAAAAAACCAGGATTTATCAAGCATCTACATCTGAGTTATATGGATTGGTTCAGGCTGTTCCTCAAAGTGAAACCACTCCATTTTATCCTCGTTCTCCATATGCTGTTGCTAAAATGTATGCTTATTGGATTACGATAAACTATCGTGAGGCCTATAAAATGTATGCTTGCAATGGTATTTTGTTTAATCATGAAAGTCCGATAAGAGGAGAAACTTTCGTAACACGTAAAATTACGAGAGCTGCAGCAAAAATTGCTTTGGGACTACAAGACAAGCTTTATTTAGGTAATCTGGATGCTCAACGAGATTGGGGGCACGCAAAGGATTACGTTGAAGCGATGTGGTTAATCCTGCAGCAAGATAAGCCTGAAGATTATGTTATTGCAACAGGAGTGACAACGCGTGTTCGTGACTTTGTTAAAATGTCTTTTGCCGAGTTGGGTATCGAGTTGGAGTTTAGTGGCAAAGAAGATAATGAGAAAGGGGTTATTATAGATATCAACCATGAACGCTTGAAAGAATTGGGTATCTCTAATAATAACTTACATTTAGGGACGACAGTTGTGAAAGTAGACCCGAAATATTATCGTCCTACAGAAGTTGACCTGCTTTTAGGAGATCCTACAAAAGCAAAAAAACAGCTTGGATGGACTCCAAAGTATGATTTACAGGGCCTAGTAACTGATATGGTTCAGTCGGATCTTCACTTGGTAAAAAAAGATAAGTATTTGGCTGAAGGAGGTTTTAAAACCCTTAACTATTTTGAATAA
- a CDS encoding SLBB domain-containing protein, protein MNNTREKINYNMLIHRTLKVFFILAFLCFGTYVVSIAQNTSGLSMQNLSTVNVDNLSDDQIRQFLLQAQSSGFSESQLEQMALQKGMPASEVAKLKDRINKLGGYNAVGPSSKGQNNNVVSGDLRTFNEKELEDNPTDSTLNKSGVFGADLFNNKRLSFEPNLKLATPQGYQLGPGDELVLDIFGYSEANYRLTVSPEGTIRIPYVGPVTVGGLTIEQAKQRITNQLASVYQGIRSGQTSVNITLGNIRTIKVIILGEVKLPGSFTLPSLATAFNALYASGGPNDNGSFRNIKVIRSNKVIAQIDIYDFLLSGTQNANIRLQDQDVIKVNPYETRISIEGEVKRPGIYEAKSSETLEDVLKFAGGFTSDAYRQMIKVVRNTAKEKSVADVSSELFGIFTPQSGDLYTVEKVLNRFENRVQINGAVFRPGVFSLQEGMTLSQLIIKAEGPREDAFMTRGIIYRLKPDLTPELISFNLADVISGKVADIPLKREDVVTISSKFDLRDQYTVSIQGEVRNSGKYPFSENTKLADLIILAGGLKDRASLSRIEVARRLKNADSLSRSAETAQVFQFSLNKDLSDNSEAENFILEPFDEVSIRPAPGYQTQKNIRLEGEVLYPGLYTIIKKNDKISDVIKRAGGLSALAYPQGAVLIRKKLMTATDKLLQKQKLEALEKQSTDSATTMKIVESELEDQTSLLGINLPKILENPGSKYDLLLEDGDVIKVPTEQQTVEVKGEVLYPVLIRYDRNKGFKDYILGAGGYSARALKGKSYIVYSNGSVGSTRTFLFFRSYPSVKPGAEIYVPVREEREKLSPATAIALTTGLASLAAIMVSLFK, encoded by the coding sequence TTGAATAATACTAGAGAGAAGATAAATTATAACATGCTGATTCACCGCACCCTGAAAGTATTTTTTATCCTTGCATTTTTATGTTTTGGTACTTATGTAGTTTCAATAGCTCAGAATACTTCTGGTTTAAGTATGCAGAACTTATCAACTGTAAATGTTGATAATCTTTCGGATGATCAAATTCGTCAATTTCTTTTACAGGCACAAAGTAGTGGGTTCTCTGAATCTCAACTTGAGCAGATGGCTTTACAAAAAGGAATGCCTGCTTCGGAAGTAGCCAAACTTAAAGATAGGATCAATAAGCTTGGTGGGTATAATGCAGTTGGACCATCAAGTAAAGGACAAAACAATAATGTTGTTTCTGGTGATTTACGAACTTTCAATGAGAAGGAGCTTGAGGATAATCCAACTGATTCAACATTGAATAAAAGTGGGGTATTTGGTGCAGACCTATTCAATAATAAAAGGCTTAGTTTTGAACCAAATTTAAAACTCGCTACCCCTCAAGGGTATCAATTGGGGCCTGGTGATGAACTCGTTTTAGATATTTTCGGATATTCGGAAGCTAACTATAGATTAACTGTTAGTCCGGAAGGAACAATTCGAATTCCGTATGTTGGACCAGTTACTGTTGGAGGACTAACAATTGAACAAGCTAAACAGCGTATTACCAATCAATTAGCATCAGTTTATCAAGGTATTAGATCTGGGCAAACCTCTGTTAATATTACTTTAGGAAATATTAGGACAATCAAAGTAATCATATTAGGTGAAGTTAAATTACCAGGTTCCTTTACCCTTCCTTCACTGGCCACAGCTTTTAATGCGCTTTATGCATCTGGGGGGCCAAATGACAATGGTTCCTTTAGAAATATTAAAGTAATACGAAGTAATAAGGTCATAGCTCAGATTGATATTTATGACTTTCTATTAAGTGGTACACAAAATGCGAACATTCGCCTTCAGGATCAGGATGTCATTAAGGTTAATCCATATGAGACACGAATATCAATTGAAGGGGAAGTTAAACGCCCAGGAATTTACGAAGCAAAATCAAGTGAAACTTTAGAGGATGTATTAAAGTTTGCGGGAGGTTTTACAAGCGACGCTTATCGTCAAATGATAAAAGTTGTTCGCAATACTGCGAAAGAGAAAAGCGTTGCTGATGTATCTTCAGAATTGTTTGGCATATTCACTCCTCAATCAGGCGATCTTTACACAGTTGAAAAAGTACTAAATCGATTCGAAAATCGTGTACAGATCAATGGCGCAGTATTTAGACCTGGCGTTTTTTCTTTGCAAGAAGGGATGACGTTGAGTCAACTTATTATAAAAGCAGAGGGGCCACGTGAAGATGCATTTATGACTCGTGGAATTATCTATCGATTGAAACCAGACCTAACGCCAGAGCTGATTTCTTTTAACCTTGCTGACGTTATTTCAGGAAAGGTCGCAGATATTCCTTTGAAGAGAGAGGATGTTGTAACAATTTCTTCGAAATTTGATTTAAGAGATCAATACACCGTATCAATTCAGGGAGAAGTTAGAAATTCGGGTAAATATCCATTTTCAGAGAATACCAAATTAGCAGATCTGATAATTTTAGCAGGTGGACTGAAGGACAGGGCCTCTCTGAGCAGGATCGAAGTAGCACGTCGACTTAAAAATGCTGATTCTCTTTCCCGTTCAGCAGAAACTGCTCAAGTTTTTCAATTTTCCTTGAATAAAGACCTATCTGATAATAGCGAGGCTGAAAACTTTATATTAGAGCCTTTTGACGAAGTGAGTATTCGTCCTGCTCCCGGATATCAAACACAAAAGAATATTAGGCTTGAAGGAGAAGTGCTTTATCCTGGCCTTTATACAATTATTAAGAAAAATGACAAAATTTCTGATGTAATTAAGAGAGCGGGTGGACTTTCTGCATTAGCATATCCTCAAGGAGCTGTTTTGATCAGAAAAAAACTAATGACGGCTACTGATAAGTTATTGCAAAAACAAAAGTTGGAGGCTTTAGAAAAACAAAGTACGGATTCTGCTACTACAATGAAAATTGTTGAATCTGAGTTGGAAGATCAAACTAGTTTATTAGGAATAAATTTGCCTAAAATTTTAGAAAATCCTGGGTCTAAATATGACCTTTTATTAGAGGATGGGGACGTTATTAAAGTTCCAACAGAGCAACAAACTGTGGAGGTTAAAGGAGAGGTCTTATATCCTGTTTTAATCAGATACGATCGTAACAAAGGATTCAAAGATTATATCTTAGGTGCTGGAGGATATTCTGCAAGGGCATTGAAAGGTAAATCTTATATAGTTTACTCAAATGGATCAGTGGGTAGCACCAGAACGTTTTTGTTTTTCAGAAGCTATCCGTCAGTAAAGCCGGGTGCAGAGATATATGTTCCTGTAAGAGAAGAGCGGGAGAAGTTAAGTCCCGCGACTGCAATTGCATTAACGACAGGTTTAGCTTCTCTTGCAGCTATTATGGTTTCTTTATTTAAATAG